Proteins encoded in a region of the Dryobates pubescens isolate bDryPub1 chromosome 14, bDryPub1.pri, whole genome shotgun sequence genome:
- the FRAT2 gene encoding GSK-3-binding protein FRAT2: MPCRPGERFLLLERSVAVGQASSKEVDALVAKLGEVLQLSAQRAPPPPRGPKHLGPGSARDRAAPYSPRCSGGGLLAPRGPAPSQAHQQHAEPPRPDRSGHQRVTKQLCGRGWLRSAARRRKQPPLGQGDGTAEEEDPHRLLQQLILSGNLIKEAVRRLQLAAAAAAAAASTVSSGSASAGSSGADGETAEAAAVQPLQ; this comes from the coding sequence ATGCCGTGCCGCCCGGGCGAGcgcttcctgctgctggagcgctCGGTCGCCGTGGGACAGGCGAGCTCCAAGGAGGTGGACGCGCTGGTGGCAAAGCTGGGcgaggtgctgcagctgagcgCCCAGCGggcgccgccgcctccccgcgGCCCCAAGCACCTGGGGCCGGGCAGCGCCCGCGACCGCGCCGCCCCCTACTCGCCGCGCTGCAGTGGCGGTGGCCTTCTAGCGCCGCGGGGGCCGGCCCCGTCGCAAGCCCACCAGCAGCATGCGGAGCCCCCGCGACCGGACCGGAGCGGGCACCAGCGGGTGACCAAGCAGCTGtgcggcaggggctggctgcggAGCGCCGCGCGCCGGAGAAAACAACCGCCGCTGGGGCAGGGCGACGGGAcggcggaggaggaggaccCCCACCGGCTCTTGCAACAGCTCATCCTCTCCGGCAACCTCATCAAAGAAGCCGTCCGGCGGCTGCAGctagcggcggcggcagcagcagcggcggcttCCACGGTCTCCAGTGGCAGCGCTTCGGCGGGTAGCAGCGGCGCGGACGGCGAGACGGCCGAAGCGGCGGCGGTGCAGCCCCTGCAGTAG